Proteins encoded within one genomic window of Lysinibacillus louembei:
- a CDS encoding GNAT family N-acetyltransferase, which yields MEVVLFNGEIDDLVRLLTENEWPYHADMSVEENTVRKAVEKGYYADGRETFWIIENEEKVGLLIINDIDDTIPLFDLRLAVSTRGKGLGVRALKWMQDYLFGEKNKVRIEGYTRADNTAMRKCFTKAAFVKEGYLRNAWENSDGTVSDTVLYGAIYEDWKNATVTPNRMNEVPY from the coding sequence GTGGAAGTAGTTTTATTTAATGGGGAAATCGATGATTTAGTGCGCTTGTTAACGGAAAATGAATGGCCTTATCATGCTGATATGAGTGTTGAGGAGAATACTGTGAGAAAAGCCGTGGAAAAGGGCTATTATGCAGATGGTCGCGAAACATTTTGGATTATTGAAAATGAAGAAAAAGTTGGCCTACTCATTATCAATGATATCGATGATACGATTCCGCTGTTTGACCTTCGTTTAGCTGTATCAACACGTGGAAAAGGGCTTGGTGTGAGGGCATTAAAATGGATGCAAGATTATTTATTTGGAGAGAAAAATAAAGTTCGGATTGAAGGCTACACACGTGCTGATAATACTGCAATGCGCAAATGCTTTACGAAAGCAGCCTTTGTCAAGGAAGGCTATTTGCGTAATGCCTGGGAAAATAGCGACGGCACTGTTTCGGATACGGTATTGTATGGTGCGATTTATGAGGATTGGAAAAATGCAACCGTGACACCAAATAGAATGAATGAAGTGCCATACTGA
- a CDS encoding iron chaperone: MEAFAEYLEKIDNAQQRERVEEVLTWIATTFPNLGTKIAWNQPMFTDHDTFIIGFSIAKQHMAISPEKEGIVQFAEAIKEAGYTHTDNLWRIKWEQPVDYALLEKIIDYNIADKADCATFWRK, translated from the coding sequence ATGGAAGCTTTTGCAGAGTATTTAGAGAAGATAGACAATGCGCAGCAACGCGAACGAGTGGAAGAGGTGCTAACATGGATAGCAACAACATTTCCGAATTTAGGCACGAAAATTGCTTGGAATCAGCCGATGTTCACAGATCATGATACATTTATTATCGGCTTTAGTATTGCTAAGCAGCATATGGCAATAAGCCCAGAAAAAGAGGGAATTGTTCAATTTGCAGAGGCGATTAAAGAAGCTGGCTACACACATACGGATAACTTATGGCGCATTAAGTGGGAGCAGCCTGTAGATTATGCGCTGTTAGAGAAAATTATTGATTACAATATTGCTGATAAGGCTGATTGCGCTACGTTTTGGCGTAAATAG
- a CDS encoding DUF6138 family protein encodes MKTEQFTNDNSLWLQLEQELLSKKYQVETNDYPAKIITPSFSLDLFTMYEVLCYYQQLALLNTFRQELGFEEQRYCLSRFTSEQQSAQYLPLLSYYVINLRKYGASFEYLTVEELLTTIKYLDIDTYNRLTTVGSGTLPTTESALFTGTANDVLATITIHMKQETEEAYREAMTYLNTVLETDFPKSYSIFYEGESSLLLPVESLPITSSHHFFAKVLSFPSLHPSLVEYSYKAMAEYHFYHDVDDEQAAMPSTFAVFGLGLYDKSYNKLIIDYMYECDGDHSPMPEYFAKAYVEKFGLTPETLPVFVCTVIAVQEIPYDSFFEQAMNTEENLQWLEKFMTMPFIELCPLISSEQSASIEELKDYIVAALFYTCFGIIHLNDFTSSAFMRISEPYRTRFEAIIKELI; translated from the coding sequence ATGAAAACAGAACAATTTACCAATGATAACTCATTATGGCTACAGCTAGAGCAAGAGCTTCTTTCTAAAAAATATCAAGTTGAAACAAATGACTACCCTGCTAAAATTATTACTCCTTCGTTTTCACTTGATTTGTTCACAATGTATGAGGTGCTTTGTTACTATCAACAGCTTGCATTATTAAATACATTTCGCCAAGAGCTTGGCTTTGAGGAGCAACGCTATTGCCTTTCTCGATTCACTAGCGAGCAACAATCTGCTCAGTACTTACCTTTATTAAGCTACTATGTTATCAATTTACGAAAATATGGTGCCAGCTTTGAATATTTAACTGTTGAAGAATTGCTTACAACGATTAAATATCTAGATATCGACACATATAACCGATTAACTACAGTGGGCTCTGGCACTTTACCAACAACTGAATCAGCGCTTTTTACAGGAACAGCAAATGATGTACTTGCAACGATTACCATTCATATGAAACAAGAAACAGAGGAAGCCTATCGCGAGGCTATGACCTATTTAAATACAGTATTAGAGACAGACTTCCCAAAAAGCTACAGCATTTTCTATGAAGGTGAAAGCAGCTTACTATTGCCTGTGGAATCTTTACCAATTACATCATCACACCATTTTTTTGCCAAAGTATTAAGCTTCCCGAGCTTGCATCCTAGCCTTGTCGAATATAGCTATAAAGCGATGGCTGAATACCATTTTTATCACGATGTTGATGATGAGCAGGCTGCTATGCCAAGTACATTCGCCGTTTTTGGTCTTGGCTTATACGATAAAAGCTATAACAAGCTCATTATCGATTATATGTATGAATGTGATGGTGACCATTCACCGATGCCTGAATATTTTGCCAAGGCATATGTTGAAAAATTCGGGCTAACACCTGAAACATTGCCTGTCTTTGTCTGCACAGTAATAGCTGTACAAGAAATTCCATATGATTCTTTCTTTGAGCAAGCAATGAATACTGAGGAAAACCTGCAATGGCTTGAAAAATTTATGACAATGCCATTTATCGAGCTTTGTCCTTTGATTTCCTCTGAGCAAAGTGCATCTATTGAAGAACTGAAGGATTATATTGTAGCAGCACTATTCTACACATGCTTTGGCATTATCCACTTGAATGATTTCACAAGCTCAGCCTTTATGCGTATTTCAGAGCCATATCGTACACGCTTTGAAGCAATTATTAAAGAGCTGATTTAA
- a CDS encoding GNAT family N-acetyltransferase, with the protein MYQDNELIIRAVEEKDLTRLWELIYKDEQPEWKKWDAPYYPHQSKTLEEFLPIGQGWIGDDDFWVIEVAGVVRGIVSYYWEHEPSQWLEVGIVFHEGGSWGKGLGTRALKLWIDHLFNTMPLVRVGFTTWSGNKRMIRVGEKLNMQMEARIRKVRYYEGHYYDSIRMGILREEWE; encoded by the coding sequence ATGTATCAAGATAATGAATTAATCATCCGAGCTGTGGAGGAGAAGGATTTAACGCGTCTATGGGAGCTTATCTATAAGGATGAACAACCAGAATGGAAAAAATGGGATGCACCTTACTATCCACATCAATCTAAAACATTAGAGGAGTTTTTACCAATCGGGCAAGGTTGGATTGGTGATGATGATTTTTGGGTGATTGAAGTAGCTGGTGTTGTGCGTGGTATTGTGTCGTATTATTGGGAGCATGAGCCTTCACAGTGGCTGGAAGTAGGTATCGTTTTCCATGAAGGTGGCTCGTGGGGCAAAGGCTTAGGCACACGTGCATTAAAGCTATGGATTGATCATTTATTTAATACAATGCCATTAGTGCGTGTTGGTTTCACAACATGGTCAGGCAATAAACGCATGATTCGAGTTGGTGAAAAGCTCAATATGCAAATGGAAGCGAGAATTCGCAAAGTGCGCTATTACGAAGGGCATTATTATGACTCTATTCGCATGGGCATTTTGCGTGAAGAATGGGAATAA
- a CDS encoding anti-sigma factor family protein — MNCNIIKDLLPSYADGVCSDETRKVVEEHIQECAKCRSLLTMLQQEITYVQPLPEEVKKAISPFKKINRRRYFNIIAAVAITFMVMVIGMSIYQNVGVVHNFFSPSQWGNVVIASEEDEWQQVDFSIFVDEPQDYVMFDSVFWKKAVVNVAGSDGDIRLRIKDDSGQIIIDDVTIKEGARLELKELKRNKKYYFEIQAPPGRYSINAI; from the coding sequence ATGAACTGTAATATTATAAAAGATTTGCTACCGTCATATGCTGATGGTGTTTGTAGTGACGAGACGCGTAAAGTAGTGGAGGAGCACATTCAAGAGTGTGCAAAATGCCGATCACTTTTAACGATGCTGCAACAAGAAATAACATATGTGCAGCCATTGCCTGAGGAAGTTAAAAAGGCAATTTCTCCGTTTAAGAAAATTAACCGAAGACGTTATTTTAATATTATAGCAGCAGTAGCTATTACCTTTATGGTAATGGTTATTGGGATGTCAATCTACCAAAATGTCGGCGTTGTACACAACTTCTTTTCACCAAGTCAGTGGGGGAATGTTGTTATTGCTTCAGAGGAAGATGAATGGCAGCAAGTAGATTTTTCTATCTTTGTAGATGAGCCACAGGATTATGTGATGTTCGATAGCGTTTTTTGGAAAAAAGCGGTTGTTAATGTAGCAGGGAGTGATGGCGATATTCGACTAAGAATAAAAGATGACAGCGGTCAAATCATTATAGATGATGTAACAATAAAAGAGGGGGCACGCTTGGAGTTAAAAGAGTTAAAAAGAAATAAAAAATACTATTTTGAAATACAGGCACCACCAGGAAGATATTCAATCAATGCGATATAA
- a CDS encoding YitT family protein codes for MKFARDILIMLFGAFLFALAINLFVIPNDLGEGGVTGVTIILYYTLGWSPSIVSFIINGILIILGYRFLSKRTTIYTIIATIFISLFLHLTETWSVQSDEIIINAIFGGVFVGIGIGLIIRVGGTTAGTTILARMTNKFLGWNMSYGLLFFDLIVVFSSYFIIGAEALMLTIMMLYIGTKVMEFVIEGINTQKAVTIISKKPNEIADQVSTKMNRGVTVLAGHGYYTKEQKEVLYIIISRQEVIKLKNIVKKVDPSAFIAIHDVRDVFGEGFIELSKS; via the coding sequence ATGAAATTTGCAAGAGATATTTTAATTATGTTATTTGGTGCATTCCTTTTTGCGCTCGCAATTAACTTATTCGTTATCCCAAATGATTTGGGCGAAGGTGGAGTCACAGGGGTCACAATTATTCTTTACTATACATTAGGCTGGTCACCTAGTATTGTCAGCTTTATTATTAACGGTATACTCATTATTTTAGGGTACCGTTTCCTGAGTAAACGAACGACTATTTACACAATCATTGCAACGATATTCATCTCCTTGTTCTTACATTTAACAGAAACTTGGTCTGTGCAGTCAGATGAAATCATTATTAATGCTATTTTTGGTGGCGTTTTTGTAGGTATTGGTATCGGTTTAATTATCCGAGTTGGCGGTACAACAGCAGGTACAACGATTTTAGCACGTATGACAAACAAATTCCTTGGCTGGAACATGAGCTATGGTCTACTATTTTTTGATTTAATCGTTGTCTTTTCTTCCTACTTCATTATTGGTGCAGAAGCATTGATGCTAACAATTATGATGCTCTATATCGGAACGAAAGTAATGGAGTTTGTTATTGAAGGGATTAATACACAAAAGGCTGTCACAATCATTTCGAAAAAGCCAAATGAAATTGCAGACCAAGTGAGCACTAAAATGAATCGCGGTGTAACTGTTCTGGCAGGTCACGGTTATTATACGAAGGAACAAAAGGAAGTTCTTTATATTATTATTAGCCGACAAGAGGTTATTAAACTCAAAAATATCGTCAAAAAAGTTGACCCAAGTGCCTTTATCGCAATTCATGATGTGCGTGATGTATTTGGAGAAGGCTTCATTGAGTTATCGAAATCTTAA
- a CDS encoding GGDEF domain-containing protein: MEKINHPDLIEMFKMQVKVLNDLLDEQETAHALEAEMNIQRNQILHETSIDPLTDVYNRKYFETAANKILQQLDASIYTLLAIIDLDYFKQINDTYGHLIGDEALKTVGARLKTFALQKKAIVARYGGDEFLLICSSKERERLEDFAETLHRGLSALTVENDNTIVHLSFSIGLTIVNAAEPLSALLQQADTALYDVKKNGRGHFTFYRHHKD, from the coding sequence ATGGAAAAAATCAATCACCCTGACTTAATCGAAATGTTTAAAATGCAAGTAAAGGTTTTAAATGATTTACTTGATGAGCAAGAAACAGCACATGCTTTAGAGGCTGAAATGAATATTCAGCGCAATCAAATTTTGCATGAAACCTCTATCGATCCTTTAACAGATGTTTATAACCGAAAATATTTCGAGACAGCGGCGAATAAAATTTTGCAGCAATTGGATGCATCGATCTATACATTGCTCGCAATTATCGATTTAGATTATTTCAAGCAAATTAATGATACATATGGGCATTTAATTGGGGACGAGGCTTTAAAAACAGTAGGCGCGAGGCTAAAAACCTTTGCTTTACAAAAAAAGGCCATCGTTGCACGTTACGGTGGAGATGAATTTTTACTAATTTGCTCTAGTAAAGAGCGTGAGCGGCTTGAAGACTTTGCAGAAACGCTGCACCGAGGCTTGAGTGCTCTAACAGTGGAAAATGACAATACAATTGTTCATTTAAGCTTCAGCATTGGCTTAACCATTGTAAACGCGGCAGAGCCTTTATCAGCTCTATTACAGCAAGCAGATACAGCATTATACGATGTAAAGAAAAACGGTCGAGGCCATTTTACTTTTTATCGTCACCATAAAGATTAA
- a CDS encoding MATE family efflux transporter, giving the protein MSGQLLQDDQQLRKAFFKFLIPVMLANVLQSLGQVAAMLIVGRNLGDDALAAIAAFFPFFFFLMAFAIGIGSGSSILVGQTYGAGNHEKMKEVVGVTLAFTTILSLAVAIFGAFGIEWILRFMKTPANILDMSVSYAKILFFTLPIMFWYMTYTTFIRGVGDSKTPFIFLVTSVALNIAFLPPLIFGWFGLPAFGLNGAAYAAVLSNLVTMILLLAYLHKTNHILRLDKSVLQHFKLKKDILISLFKLAIPASISMVAISVAEIAVIGFVNVYGSSATAAYGVVNQVASYAQVPAMSISIATSVFVAQALGANSTEMIKKIRSMGVKVNYLLGGAVILVTYIFAEPILSLFITSTDTVDIARNYLMITFWSYLIFGHTQTVSATMRATGVVLWPTVFLVLTIWLVQVPTAFILSNYTTFELNGVWMAYPVTFCVHFIMQYAYFKLGWQKRTLQAMLK; this is encoded by the coding sequence ATGAGCGGACAATTACTACAAGATGATCAACAGCTAAGAAAAGCTTTTTTTAAATTTTTAATTCCTGTCATGCTAGCAAATGTGCTGCAATCATTAGGGCAAGTAGCCGCAATGCTTATTGTTGGGCGCAATTTAGGCGATGATGCACTCGCAGCCATTGCAGCATTCTTTCCATTTTTCTTCTTTTTAATGGCATTTGCTATCGGTATTGGTTCTGGTAGCTCGATTTTAGTTGGGCAAACATACGGTGCTGGCAATCACGAGAAAATGAAGGAAGTCGTTGGTGTTACTTTAGCCTTTACTACAATTTTATCACTTGCAGTAGCTATATTTGGCGCCTTCGGAATCGAATGGATTTTACGTTTTATGAAAACACCTGCTAATATTTTAGATATGAGTGTCAGCTATGCGAAGATTTTATTTTTCACACTACCAATTATGTTTTGGTACATGACATATACGACATTTATTCGTGGTGTTGGTGATTCAAAAACGCCCTTTATCTTTTTAGTAACAAGCGTTGCATTAAATATCGCCTTTTTACCACCGCTTATTTTTGGCTGGTTTGGGCTACCTGCATTTGGCTTAAACGGTGCCGCGTATGCTGCAGTATTATCGAATTTAGTCACGATGATTTTACTACTTGCCTATTTGCACAAAACAAACCATATTTTACGTTTAGACAAATCTGTTTTACAGCATTTTAAACTGAAAAAGGATATTTTAATTTCCTTATTCAAGCTAGCTATTCCAGCAAGTATTAGCATGGTGGCAATATCTGTCGCTGAAATTGCCGTTATTGGCTTCGTTAATGTTTATGGCTCAAGTGCAACAGCAGCTTACGGTGTTGTAAACCAAGTAGCAAGCTATGCACAAGTACCTGCAATGAGTATTTCCATTGCGACATCTGTATTCGTTGCGCAAGCATTAGGCGCAAACTCAACGGAAATGATTAAAAAAATCCGTAGTATGGGCGTGAAAGTAAACTATTTATTAGGTGGCGCTGTCATTTTAGTCACATATATATTTGCAGAGCCAATTTTATCGCTCTTTATTACTTCAACCGATACAGTTGATATCGCAAGAAATTATTTAATGATTACGTTTTGGAGCTATTTAATATTCGGACATACACAAACCGTTTCAGCAACAATGCGTGCAACAGGTGTCGTACTTTGGCCAACCGTTTTCCTTGTGTTAACAATTTGGCTTGTGCAAGTACCAACCGCCTTCATTTTATCTAATTACACTACCTTTGAACTAAATGGCGTGTGGATGGCATATCCAGTGACATTCTGTGTTCACTTCATTATGCAATATGCTTACTTTAAATTAGGCTGGCAAAAACGCACATTGCAGGCAATGCTGAAGTAA
- a CDS encoding GNAT family N-acetyltransferase: MIEIRKATTQDAAQIVQVMADAEQSGFMLFSPGERQITAEGLAKMIANLNNEVKSGLFIAQEGEVILGYMIVRNDNPERIAHRAYLVIGVHSNSRGKGVGKSLFSFVLNWAKEVGLHRLELTVLVKNEAAVHLYKRMGFEIEGIKKHSLYINGQYEDEYYMVKLL, encoded by the coding sequence ATGATAGAGATTAGAAAAGCAACTACGCAAGATGCAGCACAAATAGTGCAAGTAATGGCAGATGCTGAACAATCAGGCTTTATGCTATTTTCACCTGGTGAACGTCAAATAACGGCAGAGGGGCTTGCGAAAATGATTGCCAACCTTAATAATGAGGTAAAATCTGGACTATTTATAGCACAAGAAGGAGAAGTGATTTTAGGCTATATGATTGTTCGCAATGACAATCCAGAGCGTATTGCACATAGAGCTTACTTAGTCATCGGCGTGCACAGTAATAGTCGAGGAAAAGGTGTTGGCAAGTCTTTGTTTAGTTTTGTCCTCAATTGGGCAAAGGAAGTTGGTCTACATCGGCTTGAATTAACGGTATTAGTGAAAAATGAGGCAGCTGTTCATTTGTATAAAAGGATGGGCTTTGAAATCGAAGGGATTAAAAAGCATTCTTTATATATTAATGGACAATATGAGGATGAATATTATATGGTAAAATTGCTTTAA
- a CDS encoding RNA polymerase sigma factor: MEDLDEIYRAHADGVKAFLISLTANVDLAEELTQETFYQATKSIHRYNGQCKISVWLCQIAKHLYYDFLKKEKRRKHITIDPIQEIESGNTPHSEIINRSTLISIHKEIHLLQEPYKEVFLLRTSIDLSFKEIGEIFNKSENWARVTYYRAKLKLAERLEGERDEL; the protein is encoded by the coding sequence GTGGAGGACTTAGATGAAATATATAGGGCGCATGCGGATGGGGTGAAGGCATTTTTGATTTCACTGACAGCCAATGTTGATTTAGCAGAGGAGCTAACACAGGAAACCTTTTATCAGGCGACAAAATCGATTCATCGCTACAATGGTCAATGTAAAATATCGGTATGGCTATGTCAAATTGCCAAGCATCTGTATTATGATTTTTTGAAAAAGGAAAAGCGAAGGAAACATATTACAATCGATCCTATTCAGGAAATAGAGAGTGGCAATACACCACATAGCGAAATCATAAATCGCTCAACGTTAATTTCGATACATAAAGAAATTCATTTATTGCAAGAGCCATATAAGGAAGTATTTTTGCTAAGAACATCCATTGATTTAAGCTTCAAGGAAATTGGAGAGATATTTAACAAAAGCGAAAATTGGGCGAGGGTTACCTATTATCGTGCGAAATTAAAATTAGCAGAAAGGTTAGAGGGTGAGCGAGATGAACTGTAA
- a CDS encoding O-methyltransferase — MKQINQYIDATFSTEDALLADVAAAIEENGMPAISVSPSSGKLLTLLVSITGAKRVLEIGALDGYSGIYIARGFKESGTLTSLELEEHYAELAHKHLIKAGFEKQVTYHTGAALQSLEKLALNNEKFDFFFIDADKENYEHYLQYCIQLAEPGTLIVTDNVLAGGSVASAEAKQKRYTEVMKRFNKKVAQHPRLESVLVPLGDGMTLSRVK; from the coding sequence ATGAAGCAAATTAATCAATACATTGATGCCACCTTTTCAACAGAGGACGCACTTTTAGCAGACGTTGCAGCAGCTATCGAAGAAAACGGCATGCCTGCTATTTCGGTATCACCATCATCAGGTAAATTGCTAACATTGCTTGTTTCAATAACTGGTGCAAAAAGGGTGCTTGAAATTGGGGCGCTTGATGGCTATAGCGGTATTTATATTGCGAGAGGCTTCAAGGAGAGCGGAACATTAACCTCCTTAGAGCTAGAGGAGCATTATGCCGAGCTAGCTCATAAACATTTGATAAAGGCAGGCTTCGAGAAGCAAGTGACCTATCATACAGGTGCAGCATTACAAAGTCTTGAAAAGCTTGCGCTAAATAATGAGAAGTTCGATTTTTTCTTTATTGATGCTGATAAAGAAAATTATGAGCATTACTTACAATATTGCATTCAATTAGCAGAGCCAGGTACGTTAATTGTTACGGATAATGTGCTAGCTGGGGGGAGTGTAGCGAGTGCTGAGGCAAAGCAAAAGCGCTACACAGAAGTAATGAAAAGGTTTAATAAAAAAGTAGCGCAGCATCCACGACTAGAATCGGTGCTCGTTCCACTCGGTGATGGAATGACATTATCAAGAGTAAAATAA
- a CDS encoding GNAT family N-acetyltransferase, translating to MEILHEIPTVEEFLMLRKLAGMGPRDSQHVQTGLNNSCFSVILRKEDGQLIGMGRVIGDGGTAYVVVDIAVHPDEQGKGLGKMIMKEIKHYLDTEISPQAFVSLIADGPAAKLYEKFGFVATAPKSIGMAYVRK from the coding sequence ATGGAAATTTTACATGAGATACCGACTGTTGAGGAATTTTTAATGCTACGCAAGCTAGCTGGAATGGGGCCTCGTGATTCGCAGCATGTGCAAACAGGCTTAAATAATAGCTGTTTTTCTGTAATTCTTCGGAAAGAGGATGGTCAGTTAATTGGGATGGGACGTGTTATTGGTGATGGAGGCACAGCTTATGTTGTGGTCGATATCGCAGTTCATCCAGATGAACAAGGGAAAGGGCTTGGGAAAATGATTATGAAAGAAATTAAGCACTATTTAGATACTGAAATCAGCCCACAAGCCTTTGTTTCTTTAATCGCAGATGGACCGGCAGCCAAGCTTTATGAGAAATTTGGCTTTGTAGCAACAGCGCCTAAATCGATTGGGATGGCTTATGTGCGTAAATAG
- a CDS encoding Dph6-related ATP pyrophosphatase, producing MTNAKQWKTGAEGQKFVASYSGGKDSTLALYEAMKTGEAIGLISVLEEDGARSRSHGMTIDLVKAQADAIGLPLYPAATSWEDYEATFINTLKKMKELGAQALVTGDLDMPEHGCWHEKVANIAELKLGMPLWEVDHSEVVDRFISLGFKTLITTVNLKFGMLESDLGKVLTYDYVQELKERGIDPCGESGEFHTTVIDGPIFKHPIDIQQGDIIRDGDYAFLPLILK from the coding sequence ATGACAAACGCAAAACAATGGAAAACTGGCGCAGAAGGTCAAAAATTCGTTGCCTCATACAGCGGAGGTAAAGACAGCACACTCGCCTTATATGAGGCAATGAAAACTGGAGAAGCGATTGGTTTAATTAGCGTGCTTGAAGAAGATGGCGCACGCTCTCGCTCTCATGGAATGACAATCGACTTGGTGAAAGCACAAGCCGATGCAATTGGATTACCGCTTTATCCAGCTGCAACAAGCTGGGAGGATTATGAAGCAACGTTTATTAACACATTAAAGAAAATGAAGGAGCTTGGTGCACAGGCTCTTGTAACGGGTGATCTTGATATGCCTGAGCATGGCTGCTGGCATGAGAAAGTCGCAAATATCGCTGAATTAAAGCTCGGTATGCCTTTATGGGAAGTGGATCATTCAGAAGTGGTTGACCGCTTTATTAGCCTAGGCTTTAAAACACTTATTACAACAGTTAACTTAAAATTTGGTATGTTAGAGAGTGATTTAGGGAAAGTTTTAACATATGACTATGTACAAGAATTAAAAGAACGTGGAATCGATCCTTGCGGAGAGAGCGGTGAGTTCCATACAACAGTCATTGATGGACCTATTTTTAAACATCCCATTGACATTCAACAAGGCGATATTATTCGAGATGGAGACTATGCCTTTTTGCCATTAATATTAAAATAA
- a CDS encoding methyl-accepting chemotaxis protein — MKDSIQKKMTLYFSIIVLILAVLIAWTTYRSSIQLVEQSLNEIAKTIAEQSVMQIDIEEYIKEIELGVTEPDSSYYLALREQMNKHRQATGLRYLYTMGREQTENGYDYFYMVDGLPIGDENESLLGELEDNADILPDVEKAFSTGATQISMTSEGKYGSLISSYVPMISQSGEVIGVMGADLDATAIYMNMAQQKRNLYLIIAGALLISIIIVYALSRYFVSPLRSLAHQVHKVGEGDLSADFSTKRTDEVGTVANAFQKMTDSLKPVISGISQHSTTLVQMSKEQLSNAEEIKQGNETVAQTMVNLAAGAEGQAAATVKIVETVEDFAKQIDYTSDKGDALNKEAESVLALTDEGFKQITETEQYVSILYKGVEKSVEQVKALDDDAKNISSLVQVIEGIAEQTNLLALNAAIEAARAGEHGKGFAVVADEVRKLAEEVKKSVGNIVSIVGGIQEQSSEVAKVLESGYEQASKGTVTLKETGFVFTNIHSAVKQMQQQIQGIAQDLQHISERGNSIHSSIGNVATATEDAQAGIEGTSSLVQKSTVSMAEIVHNSEELTKIASELNQLIERFKVEQ, encoded by the coding sequence ATGAAAGATAGTATTCAAAAAAAGATGACACTTTACTTTTCGATTATCGTATTGATTTTAGCTGTGCTTATTGCATGGACAACTTATCGCTCATCAATTCAGCTAGTTGAGCAATCATTGAATGAAATTGCGAAAACAATTGCAGAGCAATCTGTGATGCAAATCGATATAGAGGAGTATATAAAAGAGATTGAGCTGGGAGTAACTGAACCAGACTCATCCTATTATCTTGCATTGCGAGAGCAAATGAATAAGCATCGCCAAGCTACAGGATTGCGCTATTTATATACGATGGGGCGTGAGCAAACAGAGAATGGCTATGATTATTTTTATATGGTTGATGGGCTACCAATAGGAGATGAAAATGAATCCTTGTTAGGAGAGTTAGAGGATAATGCAGATATTTTGCCAGATGTAGAAAAGGCATTTTCGACAGGTGCTACACAAATTTCTATGACAAGTGAAGGGAAGTATGGCTCACTTATTTCTTCCTATGTGCCAATGATATCACAATCAGGCGAGGTAATTGGAGTGATGGGAGCCGATTTAGATGCGACAGCGATTTATATGAACATGGCGCAGCAAAAGAGGAATTTATACCTTATTATAGCAGGTGCTTTACTAATTAGTATTATCATTGTTTATGCTTTAAGTCGCTATTTTGTATCACCTTTACGAAGCCTTGCACATCAGGTACATAAGGTTGGAGAAGGGGATTTATCAGCAGACTTTTCAACGAAGCGCACAGATGAGGTTGGGACGGTAGCGAATGCTTTTCAAAAGATGACAGATAGCTTAAAGCCCGTGATTTCAGGTATTTCTCAGCATTCTACAACACTCGTTCAAATGTCCAAGGAGCAATTGAGCAATGCAGAGGAAATTAAGCAGGGTAATGAGACGGTTGCTCAAACGATGGTTAATTTGGCAGCTGGTGCGGAAGGACAGGCAGCGGCTACAGTAAAAATTGTTGAAACGGTTGAGGATTTCGCTAAGCAAATCGATTACACAAGTGATAAGGGAGATGCCTTAAATAAAGAGGCTGAGAGTGTTCTTGCTTTAACTGATGAAGGATTTAAGCAAATTACTGAAACAGAGCAGTATGTATCTATTTTGTATAAAGGTGTAGAGAAATCGGTAGAACAGGTCAAGGCATTGGATGATGATGCCAAAAACATTTCAAGCTTAGTACAAGTTATAGAAGGCATAGCAGAGCAAACAAACTTGCTAGCTTTAAATGCAGCGATTGAAGCAGCGCGCGCTGGAGAGCATGGCAAGGGCTTTGCGGTTGTGGCAGATGAGGTTCGTAAGTTGGCTGAAGAGGTGAAGAAGTCAGTCGGTAATATTGTCAGTATCGTTGGAGGAATTCAAGAGCAGTCAAGTGAGGTAGCTAAAGTATTAGAGTCAGGCTACGAGCAAGCGAGTAAAGGCACCGTCACATTGAAGGAGACCGGTTTTGTTTTTACTAATATTCATTCTGCAGTTAAGCAAATGCAGCAGCAAATTCAAGGGATTGCACAGGATTTACAGCATATTTCCGAACGAGGTAATAGTATTCATAGCTCCATCGGTAATGTTGCTACAGCGACAGAGGATGCACAGGCTGGTATTGAAGGTACATCAAGCCTTGTACAAAAATCAACGGTTTCGATGGCAGAGATTGTGCATAATTCAGAGGAGCTAACGAAAATTGCCTCTGAATTAAATCAGTTAATAGAAAGGTTTAAGGTTGAACAATGA